In the Pseudomonas cannabina genome, one interval contains:
- a CDS encoding CopG family ribbon-helix-helix protein: MKAATNQPMAVKLDFGMRDRIQQLAKSQQRTPHWMMREAIKQYVEREEKRQAFRQEAIHAWNEYKATGLHLTLEEVETWLAQLEAGKDVEPPACHN; encoded by the coding sequence ATGAAAGCGGCAACAAATCAACCCATGGCAGTAAAACTGGATTTTGGGATGCGTGATCGAATCCAGCAGCTTGCAAAATCACAACAGCGGACACCGCATTGGATGATGCGCGAAGCTATAAAACAGTACGTTGAGCGCGAAGAAAAGCGTCAGGCGTTTCGGCAAGAAGCTATTCACGCATGGAATGAATATAAGGCCACCGGTCTGCATCTGACTCTGGAAGAAGTCGAGACATGGTTAGCTCAACTGGAAGCAGGTAAAGACGTAGAGCCACCTGCATGCCACAACTGA
- a CDS encoding type II toxin-antitoxin system RelE/ParE family toxin, which produces MPQLIWSPSALRDIQRLYRFLALNNPEAARRAVKTIREDIRIIAEQPEVGRLADRMATEYREWLIDFGDSGYVILYRYDTNEIVVVAVRHQKEVGY; this is translated from the coding sequence ATGCCACAACTGATCTGGTCGCCCTCTGCGTTGCGCGATATTCAACGCCTTTATCGGTTCTTGGCGCTAAATAATCCAGAAGCCGCAAGACGAGCAGTTAAAACTATCAGGGAGGATATTAGGATTATTGCCGAACAACCGGAAGTAGGTAGGCTAGCCGATAGGATGGCAACCGAGTATCGGGAATGGTTAATTGATTTTGGCGACAGTGGCTATGTGATTCTATACCGCTACGACACAAACGAAATAGTTGTCGTAGCGGTCCGGCATCAAAAAGAAGTTGGCTATTGA